TATTTGGGAAATTTCGCACCTCAAAATAGCTATTGAAGGAGGCAAATAGATGCCTCATGTACTCTTGTCGGTGTATCCCTTCTCCAAGTGTTTCTCTATGCCTCCTTCAccctgctgcacacacacacacaggatgagaAGGGACAGGAGGAGGAAGTGCTCCTGGTCGGTCACACCCTCTGCAAATAACAACTTGCATACATCCTCTCCACTCTGGCTTGTCCAGCTGGAGGGAAAACAAACAGTAGGTCCAGGGAGAGCTAGGAAAATGATGCATGCAGATCCTGCTGCCTGGCTATCAAATGCAAACAGCTACGCTATAAACTGGATGCTTATCAGGATAGAAACACCAATAAAATTGAATAATTGTGAGGACAGCTTTAGACGTGTGTCTGTGAAAAGACTATTGTACTGAACTACATGGTCTGTCTGTGGTCTGTCAAATAGTTCCCAAATCCACTATTCATCCCTGACCCTACaaggtccagagcctgctggttttccaCCTgataattgcacacacctggtatcccaggtctaaatcagtctctgattagaggggaaccatgaaaaaacacagtggaactggcttctaGGTCATGAGTTGAGTTGGAGGACACTTTCTCCACTCAGTTACAACCAGGGCTCGCCAACCCTGCtcttggagagctaccatcctgtagatTTTCGCTCCAGACCCTAATCTAGCACCCCTGATTCTAATAATTGATAAGAttaatcaggttagttacaactggggttggagtgaaaacctacaggtggGTAGGACTCCAAGAACAGGTTTGGAGACCCCTGGGTAAAACATATATGACTTGGCACCAATGTTACGCATGATAAAGATAATTTCAGACATATAAGATGTAGGCCTATGTCTGTTTACACATGCATTCAATAACAGAGCTGCATGTTTCCCATTTCCATGCATGGATTACAAACTGCGGTTTGTATAATACTATAGTTCAGATAATGGGTTGAGGCCCATTAAAGGATGACAAGTTATATGGATGTTTATTTGTGCAGAAACAAACATTGGAGAGGCTGCCTATAAAGTAAGGTCTTTTGGTAAGCTATATAATTGATCTTCAGGAAACTAGATCCTcaaggggagaacggctcataataatggccggaacggagcaaatggaatgttaaacacctggaaaccatgtgtttgatgtatttgataccattccactcactctgctccagccattaccaggagcccatcctcccccgattaagttgccaccaacctcctgtgggcTATAATGTTCCAAATATTTAGAGGTCATTTCCATAAAAGTCTCAAGCGTGGTTACGTTAAGCGAGTAAGCTAAAGTTCAGCTCGTCGCCATTACCTGCAGTAATTCGAACAGGTCAAGGTGTTGACATTGTTCATTGTCGTCAGCAATAAGGAAGTGTGACTTGCACTTTGATGTAGGCTCGAGGTGCTTAGGAAAACAGACTTCAATATTGTTCCAACTAATTTCATTGCATTATCAGAACAGAAAATTATTTGAGAAGATCTACTAGAATCATCTCTGGCCATATTCAAGTCAAACAGGAGTAAGCTATTACAATGAGCATTAGATAAAAAAGGGGACTCCCATCCACAAGTCCCCACCCTGACATTCGATAGTGTCAGAAACCACATGCAAAGTTGCATGCAGCTGCAGCAGAGGACAGGTACACAGGGCCAGGGCAGTGAGTGACTGAATCTTTCCCACATTCACTTTCCCAAACATACCACGCTTGGTTGGCATCATCCCACAAACCACTCATGATGCAAAAATAGCCTTGGACAATCTGTATGTTAGGATGACGCTTTTCATCGGGAGCACCGTGAATCCTTGGGTGAAGCCCCATTCACACACAGCATGGCTCATATAATTACCAGTCGGACAAAGACAACATCTCTGAGGAATGCTGTGTGTCTGGACAGAATTACGGTCCAAGAGGAAGCTATGTCCATTGTTCTATGTCTGACCTGCATACATGATTCAAAAAGATCATGTGTGCAGACAAAACACAAGGAATAGTGTTCACATGATAGGTCAATTCCTGTAGTAAAGGCCAAGTAATAGAACTGCATAAAACAATATtcttcacggaatcgtggctgaatgacgacatggatattcagctagtgggatacacgctgcaccggcaggatagaacagaacactccggtaagacgggggggggggggggggtctgtgcatatttgtaaacatcgactggtgcacgaaatctaaggaagtctctagattttgctcgcctgaagtagagtatattgtgataaactacaggccacactacttgcctagagagttctcagctatactttccatggctgtttatttaccaccacagacagatgctggtactaagaccgcactcagtcagctgtacaaggaaataagcaaacaggaaacgactcacccagaggcggcgctcctcgtggccggagactttaatgcagggaaacttaaatcagttctaccaaatctctatcaacatgttaaatgtgcaaccagagggagaaaaaaaattctagatcacctgtactccacacacagagacctacaaagctctccctcaccctcaatttggtaaatccgaccacagctctatcctcctgattcctgcttacaagcaaaaatttaatcaggaagcaccagtgactcggtctataaaaaaatggtcagatgaggcagatgctaaactacaggactgctttgccatcacagactggaacatgttctgggattcttccgatgacattgaggaatacaccacatcagtcactggctttttcaataagtgcattgaggacatcgtccccacagtgattgtactacataccccaaccagaagccatggactgAGGcatgcacgtgacaaataaactttgatttgagcaTTTTCCCCACCAGCGATGTTTCCATCACTGACTTTTTTCGGATAAAAGTCTGTGGGTGATGACGTGGTGGTCATAAAAATACTTTTGCCGTTAAATGCCCATGTACCGAATTAAAAATAGAAATTCAAttggtttccatcgcattttcaactctactgatggttttgtcgcAAAAACTATTGCATTATATagcaaatgtgcccactctggtcttggtaCATGCGCTCCacccaacagctcgcagatacagtgcgggtagggtaccattattatggataagagcaatATTATTTCACTTTATCAAACGGCAAAAACAATTTAATGTTTTCATCAGCCTGCTCGTGGCTTTTTTTCAGGTTATAATTCATCCGCatgaaatggttggatggaaacgTGACTATTGATAAACAAATGTTGCTCTGCAAGATGTGCACTCCATAATTGAATGGGAATTCCATTTATATTACTCTGAAAAGTCATTAAATAGTAGCCTCGGCTATGGCATCGGCAGTCTGGCACAGCCAACTAAAAATAAACAAATCTGACAATTATATTGTAAGGTGTGGTGTAGGAATGTAAGCACTGCAACTCTGACCTGTCAAAATGAACAGCAAGCACTCTTGCACCTGTGGTGCTTGAAACCAACTCATACATTAGTCAGTCCTATACACATAGTGGCCTAATTGAACGAACAAAAAAAGTATAACTATTTAGGCTTAGTACTATAAAAAGCGTCCATCAGACAGGGAAAGATGGCTTTCCTGAGCCAGCAGGCTACGTCTCGCCTCATCGAGGTGAATGACCGTGGTGGACGCCACTGCCTACCTGAGCTTTAGGTTAGCCATGAATTCCTCCAAAGAAACATTGTCCAGAAGAACAAAGTCAGCCTTTCCAAACTCCAGACTCTCGTGTTCTGCCatgttgtattttttattttttttgatcGGTTCAGaagaaaatacttttttgaaaaaGACAACTTCACTGTTTTGAGGTGGTCCTCCGCGACACCGGGTAAACAATGGCGAGCTGGTCAGTGCACCTATTCAAGCTCTAAATGGTCGAGGAGCATTGTCTTCATTCAAGGAACGTTAGTCAACAGTACAAGTGATACGATGTTATTTTTTACTCATTTTGAATGAGCTGCAAAAAAAATAAGGAAACGATACAAAACAGACAAACTTATAGCAAAACGTATCTAAGTATTTGTTCTCAATACAACGGACGGTTCAAATAGAAATAGTTAGTTCAGAATATGCTTTCATATCCAGACACTtgttgctttcgccgaaaaggtATTGTCCGGAGTCCCGTTACACTAAACGCCTATCAACAGAGCCCTTTCCTTGAATTTCTCGTCTCGACTCGATACAGACGAATACAATCCTACCCGCCTCGCAACGCTCCACCCCCTGGTCAGAAGTGTTGGTCTAAACTTGCCATGTGCACATTTTGAAAAAAGTACAATTCCCATGACAACTGAAGAGTTTTAATACATTTCTTGGTTGACTAGTCATTTTGACAAGTTCTTCGAATCCAATTCAGTATGCCTAGTCAGGGCCTCAAATGATTCCCAATAATTACGCCATATAAGGAAACATTCATAGCCTACAACATCTCTTATGTGCAGACTAATCTACATAGCAGGCCTAAAAGAAACACCTGAAACTTGATCCCCCAACATTCTGGTCTTGACTGGAATAAAAAATACTGTTGGGGAAGGTTCTCTGCACTGTTCAAACAATCCAGTAAATGTGAAGGAGTTAAGATAGAGCGTGGTGTATGCTTGTTTGCATGTGACTATTCCTCTTTTGTTTGTTGATATTTGTCAATTAAAAAATAGAGCGTGGCCTTGTTAACTTCCAAAGGTGGAAGTTGCATCACAGGTGCTCTCTACCGTTTCCCTTGAAAATCGGAGCTTCCGGTTGTCAACAACTCAGCCTAGCTACATGCAGGCCTGCCATTTGTGACGTTGGGTAGTTTTTGTATGTCAAAAACAAtaggatgtaaaaaataaaacacttttttttttcaaGACAGCCTGTCATTTTTAGGCTCAACTCAACTCCCTGTTACAGAATTTGTACCATTGACTGACCATATAGATGACGATGAACATATGACAAAAACACACTCAGCACTTTTAATTTATTGGAATTAGGCCTACTGAACACTGGCAAAATAAACTCAACATATAGGTTTATGACTGACAGTCTATATCACTTCACTGATGTTGCTGTAATTTGTCTACTAATTACAAGTGTATGCCCTAGTATGCCATCTTGTGTTTGAGAGAGGTAGGCTATTATTTTACAATCTcttattactgtactgtaattgTATTAAAATACAAAAAGGCCTATCTTAGTGATATAGAGTATCAACTAACACAGCATTTTACTCTGAAAACATCATGGGCGGGAAATATTTTTCTTACTGGTGCCTTTTGCGAATGTCAGCAAAATATGGAAATTAAATGTCAAACAATCTGAGAATTACATTAAGACTGCCTAATTTAAACTCTTGAGAATCTAAATTGTTTTCATTTTGAATTAAAGCAAACTTTCACTTACTACAGaagcaacatacagtatttattttaaGCCAAATGATTGATGTCCATGCAtctgactgtaagttgctctggacaaGAGTGTAGACtatgctaaatgaccaaaataaaaaataaaatgttagaAGAAGTGTTTTCAACTGCAACGCTGTTTTGACAGAAACACCATTAAATCTATAAATAAGAATCATATACTAAATGAAAACAGACACATATTTGCTTTAGTCTACCTCTTCGACTGAGCAAGCAGTGACCCACCAAATGTGATGGTATTGGACGAAGCAGTGGCCCAAGAGCTACCACAGTCTTGGCTCACATACACCAGGGACCCTCTGCGCAGAAAGGTCATATAAGTGGACAGATTACCCACAGTGGAGGGACTACTGATTTTGGTGTGAGAGACAGCCACCCAGTAACCATTGATCACCAACCATAGGTCCGTCTTGACACCATGTTTCCCACTCTGTGTGGAGAAGAAGAACTGGTAGACTCCTTTGACAGGAGCCCGGAACACCCCGGTCCTCCGGTTGAAGGCTCGCCCAACGTTCACAAGGACAGTCCTGTACTTGATGCAGTTCACCTTGCCTGAGATGGGCCTGGGATAGGAGGCAAAGAAGTGGACTTTTCTCTTCAGGGCTGGAGGAGAGAAAATGACCAGAGATCAGCATGGACATTTGGAAATGTATTTTGATTGTTTTAATTCAAAATGTTTTATGACCACTCACGTTTTGGCTTCTTCTTACACCTCCAGTTTATATTGTCTCGACTAACACAGGTCTCGCTTTTCCTGCACTTTCCACACACAATGGTGTTGATATCTGACAGGGGGGGAGTGTCACATGTTCAAATTGTAAAACACTCATGAACTACCACAATGAGAGTCCTAGCTATACATATCGTGTCCGTTTCCCAGACACAAATTATAGCAAAGTCCTGCCCTAAAAGGCGTTTTTAATGGAGAATTTCGATTGAAAATGCTTTTAGTCTAGGACTTACACTTAGTccgtgtctgggaaactggctcACAAAGACCAATCTTACCTGCACAGTAGGCTAGGTGACATGTCGTCGGTTTGGTTAACTTGTAGACGTAATAATTGCCCTGGCACTTCTTCACTTTGATGGGTGTGGACTTGAAAGCGCAGCAGTTCTTGTTCCAGTGGCCGCAGACCTTGCGGGTGACgatcccttccctcctcttcggGTGAGGCCCGGCCAGCCACAGGGGGGCGTGGGTGCCACACTTGTTCATGGGCACACACCTCTCGGGCATCTGCAGACTGTTGCCCTTGTAGAACAGGCGGTACCAGCCTTGCCACTTGACGTTGCGGTCACACATCTTGTTCTTGATGCTGGTGTTAGTGGCCCTCCAGGGCTGGTCCAGGACGGTGTAGCGGAAGCAGGGATCGAAGGGTCGCATGGAGTCTTCTTCCTCTGATGACCGCACGATGTCCCCCTCTCCATGGTTTGGGGGGTATACAAGAGAAGTGCTGCCTACCAGAGATATCacatagacagagaccagacagGAAAGGAACAACAGACCAGTTATGCTCACACTAACGCTAGTCATATGGAGATATTGTCAAGGATTATAATGATGATCAAATTTAACTTATCAACAATAATGAAATTGACTGCAGTAAATGTCAGACAGGTATACTACATAACAAGCTGCACAAACTATCATTGTAAAAAAAGTTGTAGAAATGTAATTGTGACGTAAAGGACTAATAATCATATCATTTCATTCACTGACCTATTTCTGTTGTAGTCTCATTCTTAGGGCTTGTCAGCATCTGTGGAAGAAGAATCAAAAAGTCTAATCTGCCCGTTTAAAGAAGTACAAAATCCTTTCACAAAAGATAGATCTTAATTAAGTGGAAAATCCCTTACCTGATTCAGGGCCTCCAGCTGTTGCCTGATATTTGTTTGTTCACATTTGAAGTGTTCCATTTCCTGAATAGATTTTTAATACTTTTTTTATATGACAATAACCAATGAATAACTAATGAATCTTGTTACGCAGCATTATTGTTTAGGGGCGAACAAAGATTGATTCTTAGACTACATCATAGAAAGAATTTCTAAAACATGTAAGTTAAGTCTAAAAAATTGCATTACCTTGTAGACAGCAGCAAGTTGCGTCACCAAAGGTTGATCCTCAAACTTCCAAATCTTAAACTCAACCTGGAagattaagatttttaaaaagcgtTATTCATTCGGCAAACCTTTGGAAGTTTTATAGCACTGTGCCAATCTCAATATTAGGTTGGGTTTGGAACTTCCATCTGATGTAAACAACATTGGGAAGAATGTATTTAATACATAATGTATGATTTCTATATTCCAAATCTCCATCTGCTCTGCTTTTGAACATCACTCTGAGTAGTTGATACTCACAGAACTGGCATTCCCTACCGAGCCCACTGTGTAGGATGATAGCACAGCAAAGAACACAGCCACAGTTAACGCAATCATCTAGGGAAAACAGTGACAAATCAATTATATAAGATAGTACTATTTCAATTATTATACATTTCTAAGATTATTTTTTAGATATTGTGCTATTCCCAAATGAATGCTCTTGTAATTACATATGTAATTACATATTAATTAGAAGAGGAGCGTGATCAGATATAAGGTATTTCGTTTGAAATTATGCTGGTTAAATATTCTTACCTGGAAACACTGCATCTCAGAGCCAATGATGAGGGACCCTGTAGATTAGGATACCAAAGTTAGGGAAACTATAAGGGCTGTCAATCCCTCTGTCAAATGTGTTGAATCAGCACATATCAGAACATATCAGCATCATGGAGCAAATGATTCATGTAATGAACCTAAAGGATTCGAAATGGTACCAATGGTACAGGAACTGATATTTTGTCTTTAAATAATATAACCCTACAAAGCACTTGAAATTTAAAAACGTGTCCCCACCTGTTTAGGTCAGCATCTTGAAAATCAGTCCGCGGATGGACTTATATACCCATGTACAGGGACtaatgtcacacacacaaaaaagagaAGTTATTAAGGACTTCAGTTAAACAGCATTTTACCCACTCAGTAAATTTAGGTGTTACTTTTCACAGACAAGATGCAGACGTGTACATGAAATGATCTTACTATCAGCAGTTTTGGATGCAGTGTGGTCAACAATGGCCCATGGAAAAAGTTGTTGGCTATTCATATTCATGAACGAAATTTGGACTTTTCATGGGTCAAAATGGGTCCTCATCGGGATACAAAATCACAGGTGAATTGGGAAAGAAACTTTCAGTGTTGATTATATCAGACAACCAGGACAGTTAAACGTATTCTAATGGGGCTGATTCAAATCAGAACAAAACAGATACTAAGTGGTGGATCAATATAATAGATCAATATAGCCAAGAATTTGATGCTGTCCATTAAATAAAATGAACCCGATATACCGACCTGAAATGTAAAATCAGAAATGGCTCTTCAAATGAAAAGGTTCCCTGTCAAGTAGTTTTCATCTGTTTGATTTAGGTTTTGAGACATGTTGCTTGTGTAAGCAGCTAATGGGGCAATGCATGGGAAAACCACATGCAAGATATGATTGGTTGGAGCCATGGGTGTGCAAATGTTTTTTCAGCATCAGCAAAACTAAGAGCGGTGACATAGGCGGCAGTATGAATCTAAAAACACTACCTACATTTTCCATTCAATCGTTTGTGGGCTAAACCTAGAATTGAAAAACAATGATACTTGAAACATTGATTGGATTAACGTGTGAAAATGTTGAATACGTAGTACTACTTCACGTTTCCTCTGTATTGAAAATGTCCAGTTTTTACATGCGTAAATGTCAGCAATGCACTCAGCACTGTAATAACCCGAGAAAATAGGTCCTATTCTAGACTGAGGGGTGCAGGCATTTTaacattttaaatgtaatttattttgcagatgctcttatccagggcgATTTGGTGACTCACAGACTAGTGAGTGTATACATTTTCCTATTTGTTTGTTCTGGTCTCCCTAGGGAATAGAACCCACCACTGTAAGGAAGTGCTATTTCTTATGCAAATGACCAGCTTACTGCTATTACATTGCTATAACTGAGACAACGTATTTTCACAGTGAAACATGTTAGGTCCCATACAGGATAGcttccacacccacacacacacagcacacacacatacacacactaactgccgaggacacacagataagacatacacccacacattggggggaagagacacagccttgacttgcagacacaagcacacacacacaatctccttcctagccgaacattgtgtgactgagaACGGCACTACGAGACTCAGAGGAATGACGGACGGCCCAACAGGGCCAACCAGAAGACCGGACTTCCAgactcaacctactttctgtactgtacataacatGCTTGCAATCTGTTATCGGGGCTTCTTTCTGCTGGTTCCTTGTGAGCCAAATGAATGAGCCCGTATACGttgtaccagatatctttactctgaataaactgtcgcttgtcatACAATTTACCatcttgtctgaatcgatccttgacCGACTCGCCCGATCTACATATCCCATTATCAACAccaccctggcattgcaagtgccatgctctaccaaccgaGCCACACGGGACCCAGCCACTGAGGAATAAAGAACTTCAGACTACGTCCAAGATGTCCGAACGTTGCTTTCAACATGATCTACTCATGCAATCGATGGACCGTCTATATCCAGCTTGCATTCGGTTTAGACGGCCCAATTTCACACTCAGTGCACACAGGGAGCAGCGCAAGCAGCGATAACTTCATCACGTTGTCCAAAAACATGGTAGACATTGGATGAATATAAAATGTTAATATTTTCGGCTGTTAGTGATGGGAAAAATAGGCCTCATCGACAGTTATTTTAATAATTCAAATGATATAAATGATATTTTGTACACAAAGATGACTAAAATGTCTTATTAGGAATTTTCAAATCCGACTTCTCTATGCGACTGTCTATGGAAATTGGCTTTATGGGCCCAGCTTCAATTAAACTGCAGTACTAAATCAAGACTGTAGGAGCAGTCCAAACCGTCTAGACCAGAACCCTGGCCCCTAGACTAGGCCTAGGGCATTGAACACAATACTCTATCCCACTTTAATCTCATGGTTCTAATTCTAATCACCTATTCTTATCAATATGAAAAACACTGTGCCGCcgacgcggcccgctaccaaagactgtgggttctccttctccgtggccgacgtgagtatgacatttaaacgtgttaaccctcgcaaggctgcctgcccagaccagctggctggtgtgtttacagacatattcaatctctccctatcccagtctgctcaAGATGACCAACATtgctcctgtacccaagaaggcaaaggtaactgaactaaatgactatcgccacgtagcactcacttctgtcatcatgaagtgctttgagagactagtcaaggatcatatcacctccaccttacctgtcaccctagacccacttcaatttccttaccgccccaatagatccacagacgatgcaatcaccatcacactgccctatctcatctggacaagaggaatacctacgtaagaatgctgtttgactacagctcagcattcaacaccatagtaccctccatgcTCATCATTAcgctctcggagtgtggtgtcaggaaaataacctctcactcaccgtcaacaaaacaaaggagatgattgtggacttcaggaaacagcagagggtgcacccccctatccacatcgacgggacattagtgg
The sequence above is drawn from the Oncorhynchus gorbuscha isolate QuinsamMale2020 ecotype Even-year linkage group LG11, OgorEven_v1.0, whole genome shotgun sequence genome and encodes:
- the LOC124048255 gene encoding uncharacterized protein LOC124048255, whose translation is MQCFQMIALTVAVFFAVLSSYTVGSVGNASSVEFKIWKFEDQPLVTQLAAVYKEMEHFKCEQTNIRQQLEALNQMLTSPKNETTTEIGSTSLVYPPNHGEGDIVRSSEEEDSMRPFDPCFRYTVLDQPWRATNTSIKNKMCDRNVKWQGWYRLFYKGNSLQMPERCVPMNKCGTHAPLWLAGPHPKRREGIVTRKVCGHWNKNCCAFKSTPIKVKKCQGNYYVYKLTKPTTCHLAYCADINTIVCGKCRKSETCVSRDNINWRCKKKPKPLKRKVHFFASYPRPISGKVNCIKYRTVLVNVGRAFNRRTGVFRAPVKGVYQFFFSTQSGKHGVKTDLWLVINGYWVAVSHTKISSPSTVGNLSTYMTFLRRGSLVYVSQDCGSSWATASSNTITFGGSLLAQSKR